In Stomoxys calcitrans chromosome 2, idStoCalc2.1, whole genome shotgun sequence, the following proteins share a genomic window:
- the LOC106087116 gene encoding cytochrome P450 CYP12A2-like produces MAIDMLMAGVDTAASALAGILLCLAKNPEKQAKLREEVMTILPYKNSDFTESNIKNMPYVRACIREAMRMYPLLVGNARGQFENIVLSGYRVPKGTLVYTIYTSLLRDDKYFLRANEYLPERWLRTTKEMERNDGTMESPHALRVSDPFVFLPFGYGSRSCIGRRVLEMEIHLAIARLIRNFNVEFNYSTEKAFKSYLINVPNIPLKFKFIDVEI; encoded by the exons ATGGCCATCGATATGCTAATGGCTGGAGTGGATACG GCTGCTTCTGCACTCGCTGGCATTCTATTGTGTTTGGCCAAAAATCCTGAAAAACAAGCAAAATTACGTGAAGAGGTCATGACTAtcctgccatataaaaactccGATTTTACTGAGTCGAATATCAAAAATATGCCCTACGTTAGAGCCTGCATTAGGGAAGCTATGCGAATGTATCCTTTGCTGGTGGGCAATGCGCGTGGTCAATTCGAGAATATTGTCTTGAGCGGATATCGAGTGCCCAAGGGAACACTGGTCTACACCATTTATACTTCGCTATTGCGGGATGATAAATATTTCCTCCGAGCGAATGAATATCTGCCAGAACGTTGGCTAAGAACcacaaaggaaatggaaaggaaTGATGGAACCATGGAAAGTCCCCACGCTCTAAGAGTCAGTGATCCATTTGTTTTCTTGCCCTTTGGCTATGGATCACGCAGCTGTATTGGTCGACGGGTTTTGGAAATGGAAATTCATTTGGCTATAGCACGACTCATAAGAAACTTCAATGTGGAGTTTAATTATTCCACCGAAAAAGCTTTTAAAAGTTACCTTATAAATGTTCCAAATATACCACTGAAATTTAAGTTTATAGATGTTGAAATTTGA